One Cynocephalus volans isolate mCynVol1 chromosome 7, mCynVol1.pri, whole genome shotgun sequence genomic region harbors:
- the PGAM1 gene encoding phosphoglycerate mutase 1, with protein sequence MAAYKLVLIRHGESAWNLENRFSGWYDADLSPAGHEEAKRGGQALRDAGYEFDICFTSVQKRAIRTLWTVLDAIDQMWLPVVRTWRLNERHYGGLTGLNKAETAAKHGEAQVKIWRRSYDVPPPPMEPDHPFYSNISKDRRYADLTEDQLPSCESLKDTIARALPFWNEEIVPQIKEGKRVLIAAHGNSLRGIVKHLEGLSEEAIMELNLPTGIPIVYELDKNLKPIKPMQFLGDEETVRKAMEAVAAQGKAKK encoded by the exons ATGGCCGCCTACAAGCTAGTGCTGATCCGGCACGGCGAGAGTGCCTGGAACCTGGAGAACCGCTTCAGCGGCTGGTACGACGCCGACCTGAGCCCAGCGGGCCACGAGGAGGCGAAGCGCGGCGGGCAGGCGCTGCGAG ATGCTGGCTATGAGTTTGATATCTGCTTCACCTCAGTGCAGAAGAGAGCAATCCGGACCCTCTGGACAGTGCTGGATGCTATTGACCAGATGTGGCTGCCAGTAGTGAGGACTTGGCGCCTTAATGAGCGGCACTATGGGGGTCTAACTGGCCTCAATAAGGCAGAAACTGCTGCCAAGCATGGTGAGGCCCAAGTAAAGATCTGGAGGCGCTCCTATGATGTCCCACCACCTCCGATGGAGCCTGACCATCCCTTCTACAGCAATATCAGTAAG gaTCGCAGGTATGCAGACCTCACTGAAGATCAGCTACCATCCTGTGAGAGTCTGAAGGACACTATTGCCAGAGCTCTGCCCTTTTGGAATGAAGAAATAGTTCCCCAGATCAAGGAGGGGAAACGGGTACTGATTGCAGCCCATGGCAACAGCCTTCGGGGCATTGTCAAACATCTGGAgg GTCTCTCTGAGGAGGCTATCATGGAGCTGAACCTGCCAACTGGTATTCCCATTGTCTATGAATTAGACAAGAACTTGAAGCCCATCAAGCCTATGCAGTTCCTGGGGGATGAAGAGACCGTGCGTAAAGCCATGGAAGCTGTGGCTGCCCAGGGCAAGGCCAAGAAGTGA
- the EXOSC1 gene encoding exosome complex component CSL4 isoform X2, whose amino-acid sequence MAPPVRYCIPGERLCNLEEGSPGSGTYTRHGYIFSSLAGCLTKSSENGAVSSINSRFAKVHILYVGSTPLKNSFRGTIRKEDVRATEKDKVEIYKSFRPGDIVLAKVISLGDAQSNYLLTTAENELGVVVAHSESGVQMVPISWCEMQCPKTHTKEFRKVARVQPEFLQT is encoded by the exons ATGGCGCCTCCCGTGAGGTACTGTATACCGG GCGAACGTCTGTGTAACTTGGAGGAGGGCAGTCCTGGCAGTGGCACCTACACCCGGCACGGCTACATCTTTTCTTCGCTTGCCGGCTGCCTGACAAAGAGCAGCGAGAACGGCGCG GTCTCTAGCATCAATTCACGCTTTGCCAAAGTACACATCCTATATGTGGGGTCCACACCACTTAAGAACTCTTTTCGAGGAACCATCCG caaagaAGATGTCCGAGCAACTGAAAAAGACAAG GTTGAAATTTATAAGAGTTTCCGCCCAGGTGACATTGTCTTGGCCAAAGTG ATCTCCCTAGGTGATGCACAGTCCAACTACCTGCTGACCACTGCAGAAAATGAGCTAGGAGTGGTGGTGGCCCACAGTGAATCAG GTGTCCAGATGGTTCCCATCAGCTGGTGTGAGATGCAGTGCCCTAAGACCCACACTAAAGAATTCCGGAAAGTGGCCCGAGTACAGCCTGAATTCTTGCAGACTTAA
- the EXOSC1 gene encoding exosome complex component CSL4 isoform X1, which yields MAPPVRYCIPGERLCNLEEGSPGSGTYTRHGYIFSSLAGCLTKSSENGALPVVSVMRETESQLLPDVGTIVTCKVSSINSRFAKVHILYVGSTPLKNSFRGTIRKEDVRATEKDKVEIYKSFRPGDIVLAKVISLGDAQSNYLLTTAENELGVVVAHSESGVQMVPISWCEMQCPKTHTKEFRKVARVQPEFLQT from the exons ATGGCGCCTCCCGTGAGGTACTGTATACCGG GCGAACGTCTGTGTAACTTGGAGGAGGGCAGTCCTGGCAGTGGCACCTACACCCGGCACGGCTACATCTTTTCTTCGCTTGCCGGCTGCCTGACAAAGAGCAGCGAGAACGGCGCG CTTCCTGTAGTTTCTGTGATGAGAGAAACAGAGTCCCAATTACTACCAGATGTGGGAACTATTGTAACCTGTAAG GTCTCTAGCATCAATTCACGCTTTGCCAAAGTACACATCCTATATGTGGGGTCCACACCACTTAAGAACTCTTTTCGAGGAACCATCCG caaagaAGATGTCCGAGCAACTGAAAAAGACAAG GTTGAAATTTATAAGAGTTTCCGCCCAGGTGACATTGTCTTGGCCAAAGTG ATCTCCCTAGGTGATGCACAGTCCAACTACCTGCTGACCACTGCAGAAAATGAGCTAGGAGTGGTGGTGGCCCACAGTGAATCAG GTGTCCAGATGGTTCCCATCAGCTGGTGTGAGATGCAGTGCCCTAAGACCCACACTAAAGAATTCCGGAAAGTGGCCCGAGTACAGCCTGAATTCTTGCAGACTTAA
- the EXOSC1 gene encoding exosome complex component CSL4 isoform X3, whose product MWGPHHLRTLFEEPSAKKMSEQLKKTRLLVEIYKSFRPGDIVLAKVISLGDAQSNYLLTTAENELGVVVAHSESGVQMVPISWCEMQCPKTHTKEFRKVARVQPEFLQT is encoded by the exons ATGTGGGGTCCACACCACTTAAGAACTCTTTTCGAGGAACCATCCG caaagaAGATGTCCGAGCAACTGAAAAAGACAAGGttgttg GTTGAAATTTATAAGAGTTTCCGCCCAGGTGACATTGTCTTGGCCAAAGTG ATCTCCCTAGGTGATGCACAGTCCAACTACCTGCTGACCACTGCAGAAAATGAGCTAGGAGTGGTGGTGGCCCACAGTGAATCAG GTGTCCAGATGGTTCCCATCAGCTGGTGTGAGATGCAGTGCCCTAAGACCCACACTAAAGAATTCCGGAAAGTGGCCCGAGTACAGCCTGAATTCTTGCAGACTTAA
- the ZDHHC16 gene encoding palmitoyltransferase ZDHHC16 isoform X2, whose protein sequence is MRGQWSLLLGPARLCLRLLLLLGYRRRCPPLLRGLVQRWRYGKVCLRSLLYNSFGGSDTAVDAAFEPIYWLVDNVIRWFGVVFVVLVIVLTSSIVAIAYLCVLPLILRTYSVPRLCWHFFYSHWNLILIVFHYYQAITTPPGYPPQGRNDIATVSICKKCIYPKPARTHHCSICNRCVLKMDHHCPWLNNCVGHYNHRYFFSFCFFMTLGCVYCSYGSWDLFREAYAAIETYHQTPPPTFSFRERMTHKSLVYLWFLCSSVALALGALTVWHAVLISRGETSIERHINKKERRRLQAKGRVFRNPYNYGCLDNWKVFLGVDTGRHWLTRVLLPSSHLPHGNGMSWEPPPWVTAHSASVMAV, encoded by the exons ATGCGAGGCCAGTGGAGCCTGCTACTGGGCCCGGCCCGCCTCTGCCTACGCTTGCTTCTGCTCCTGGGTTACAGACGCCGCTGCCCACCTCTGCTCCGGGGCCTGGTACAGCGTTGGCGCTATGGCAAGGTCTGCCTGCGCTCCCTGCTCTATAACTCCTTTGGTGGCAGTGACACTGCAGTTGATGCTGCCTTTGAGCCTATCTACTGGCTGGTGGACAACGTGATCCGCTGGTTTGGGGTG GTGTTCGTGGTGCTGGTGATCGTGCTGACCAGTTCCATCGTGGCCATCGCCTACCTATGTGTCCTACCTCTCATCCTCCGAACCTACTCAGTGCCACGACTCTGCTGGCATTTCTTCTATAGTCACTGGAATCTGATCCTCATCGTCTTCCATTACTATCAGGCCATCACCACTCCGCCTGGGTACCCACCCCAG GGCAGGAATGATATTGCCACGGTCTCCATCTGTAAGAAGTGCATTTACCCCAAGCCAGCCCGGACACACCACTGCAGCATCTGCAATAG GTGTGTGCTGAAGATGGATCATCACTGCC CCTGGCTAAACAACTGTGTGGGCCACTACAACCATCGGTACttcttctctttctgcttcttcatGACTCTGGGCTGTGTCTACTGCAGCTATGGAAGTTGGGACCTTTTTCGGGAGGCTTATGCTGCCATCGAG acATATCACCAGACCCCACCGCCCACCTTCTCCTTTCGAGAAAGAATGACTCATAAGAGTCTTGTCTACCTCTGGTTCCTGTGCAG TTCTGTGGCACTTGCCCTGGGTGCACTAACTGTATGGCATGCCGTTCTTATCAGTCGAGGAGAAACTAGCATCGAAAGGCACATCAACAAGAAGGAGAGACGTCGGCTACAGGCCAAGGGCAGA GTATTTAGGAATCCTTACAACTATGGCTGCTTGGACAACTGGAAGGTATTCCTGGGTGTGGACACAGGAAG GCATTGGCTTACCCGGGTGCTGTTACCTTCTAGTCACCTGCCCCATGGGAATGGAATGAGCTGGGAGccccctccctgggtgactgctcACTCTGCCTCTGTGATGGCAGTGTGA
- the ZDHHC16 gene encoding palmitoyltransferase ZDHHC16 isoform X1: MRGQWSLLLGPARLCLRLLLLLGYRRRCPPLLRGLVQRWRYGKVCLRSLLYNSFGGSDTAVDAAFEPIYWLVDNVIRWFGVVFVVLVIVLTSSIVAIAYLCVLPLILRTYSVPRLCWHFFYSHWNLILIVFHYYQAITTPPGYPPQGRNDIATVSICKKCIYPKPARTHHCSICNRCVLKMDHHCPWLNNCVGHYNHRYFFSFCFFMTLGCVYCSYGSWDLFREAYAAIEKMKQLDKNKLQAVANQTYHQTPPPTFSFRERMTHKSLVYLWFLCSSVALALGALTVWHAVLISRGETSIERHINKKERRRLQAKGRVFRNPYNYGCLDNWKVFLGVDTGRHWLTRVLLPSSHLPHGNGMSWEPPPWVTAHSASVMAV, from the exons ATGCGAGGCCAGTGGAGCCTGCTACTGGGCCCGGCCCGCCTCTGCCTACGCTTGCTTCTGCTCCTGGGTTACAGACGCCGCTGCCCACCTCTGCTCCGGGGCCTGGTACAGCGTTGGCGCTATGGCAAGGTCTGCCTGCGCTCCCTGCTCTATAACTCCTTTGGTGGCAGTGACACTGCAGTTGATGCTGCCTTTGAGCCTATCTACTGGCTGGTGGACAACGTGATCCGCTGGTTTGGGGTG GTGTTCGTGGTGCTGGTGATCGTGCTGACCAGTTCCATCGTGGCCATCGCCTACCTATGTGTCCTACCTCTCATCCTCCGAACCTACTCAGTGCCACGACTCTGCTGGCATTTCTTCTATAGTCACTGGAATCTGATCCTCATCGTCTTCCATTACTATCAGGCCATCACCACTCCGCCTGGGTACCCACCCCAG GGCAGGAATGATATTGCCACGGTCTCCATCTGTAAGAAGTGCATTTACCCCAAGCCAGCCCGGACACACCACTGCAGCATCTGCAATAG GTGTGTGCTGAAGATGGATCATCACTGCC CCTGGCTAAACAACTGTGTGGGCCACTACAACCATCGGTACttcttctctttctgcttcttcatGACTCTGGGCTGTGTCTACTGCAGCTATGGAAGTTGGGACCTTTTTCGGGAGGCTTATGCTGCCATCGAG AAAATGAAACAGCTCGACAAGAACAAACTACAGGCGGTTGCCAACCAG acATATCACCAGACCCCACCGCCCACCTTCTCCTTTCGAGAAAGAATGACTCATAAGAGTCTTGTCTACCTCTGGTTCCTGTGCAG TTCTGTGGCACTTGCCCTGGGTGCACTAACTGTATGGCATGCCGTTCTTATCAGTCGAGGAGAAACTAGCATCGAAAGGCACATCAACAAGAAGGAGAGACGTCGGCTACAGGCCAAGGGCAGA GTATTTAGGAATCCTTACAACTATGGCTGCTTGGACAACTGGAAGGTATTCCTGGGTGTGGACACAGGAAG GCATTGGCTTACCCGGGTGCTGTTACCTTCTAGTCACCTGCCCCATGGGAATGGAATGAGCTGGGAGccccctccctgggtgactgctcACTCTGCCTCTGTGATGGCAGTGTGA